The genomic window TCAAACACCCCTGCCATCTTTTGCATTTTACTTTCAATTTTGAAGGCAATTTTTTAACCTTTCTGAGCTATTTTgttatgtattattttattgaGCAAAGTTGTTTTAAGTTTTTGCATGCTTTGTTGCTAATTCTTTTGcttttataagaaaaaaaaatacctggGTGACAAGTATGGAAGTTTCTGAGGTAGTTTGGCCCAGACACTTGTAGAGGCGCCGGCAGACGATGTTGTGCAGGATCTGTTTCGCCTCTGCAAGCTCGGGGGAGGAGGAGTTGAGTATTTGTTCAAACACATTATCTACCAGGCAAACAAACAGGGTACAGGTAAATAAAGAACCAAAAATGTCAGTAAATCAtttcaatatttaaaaagatCCTTCAATAAAAATGTGGCTTTATGGTTCAATCTCTCATGCACACGAttatcacagaaacacaaattagTCCTTTTCTACTCATCTGAGTTACTTGACAAGCACAACACAAACTGTATTTTAGTGCATAAGTGGTTGGAGTTTATTAGTTAGTTAATTAGTTGATTAGAAATTGTACCTTAACACCAATcataatgtttctttttttctccatatatTAAAAGCGAGGTTCTTTAAACCAAACTGGTATTTCCACAAGTTCACCATTAATCACAGAGGCAGTTAACACAGTGCACAAACAGATCAAGGTTGTCTGagagaataaaaatatttactgaGGGTTTGCCAAAACTTGGTAGTCACTAAACCTGCAGGTGCACACTTAAAAGAAGCCAGCTAGTTCTGCAGATTATTAACAAGTAATGACAAGCACAAGTAATAAATACTGATCATGTTTAATTTAGCAGAATTTTCTTGGATTATCAATATCGATAAACACCTTTACTATACTGTCACTTGAAACACAAGTTTGAAAGTTACAGGttttgactgaaaaagaaattaaattttcttttataCAGATAGTTTTTGATGGGATGAAGTCTTGACCTTGCCTCGTTTTTTGTCCTGATGCACTACAAATATAAGCTAACAACACCCCTTCATACACACCTGTTAGCTTGGTGTAGGCCACCATGTCATCAATGGCTGTGGAGAGCGTGAACATCTTCCCATCTTTACCTTCAAACTGAAGGTGTGggtctgcttttaaaaaagccTCTGTGATCCTGGAGAAACATGTCCAACAGATTTTTACATGTGAGGACATTTTGCTGTGTACAGTTAGAGAATATAAAGCATGAAGCAAAGCAAAACTATTAGAGGGATCAGCTACTCACATAGTCTCTATGATGTTGCACACTTTGTGCTGGTAGGCTCTTCTGTGAAGACAGTTCCTGGTGTGGAACATGTCATATAGATTTCCCACTTCCTGTTGAAGGGAGCGGATGTATTTTAGTGACCAAATATCTTTTAAAACTCAAACTGCTGCTTAAAGTAAGCAAACAGATGCAACAAAATCTAGCACCTTGTCTCGAGTGCAGATGTGCTTCTGCCCGTCCACCTCACACACCCTGGCAAAGTTTAGGAAGCGGCTATAATCAAAGTTGTTATTGATGCCCAGGTGGTAACAGTCCCTGAGTTaagatggagaaagagaaacataagGGAGATAGGTAATTAAATCTAATAGAAAATATACAAACTgggaaatcattttaaaacaaaacactaactcAATAAGCCCCACCTTGCAAAATAGTCCCACTTATCTACGTCAATGCCATTCCTTTTGTTGGCCACGATTTCGTAGAGGAAGGACTTGTCTTTTTGACGGCCTTTATACGGCCACTGTGGAGATGATTGATAATATCAGAAGTGTGATTAAACAGGGCAGTTATCTGCCTCAATTTCCAGCTGCTGGGTTTTTATAGtgtcaaaaataaatgcaaaaaaatatacaagcagacaaaaaaaacaacaaacaaccagAGGAAAacattaggggaaaaaaaacaaaacccccccaaacacacacacacacacacacacacacacacacacacaaacaactttTATACAGGTCGTGTAAGTTCACAATTAATGTGATGGCACCAAATCAGGTTAATGGTTAACCTAATAAACTTGCACTTTATGCTAAAGGAGACTTTCCAATTGTCTttcaataattacattttcaaagtAAATTCATCTAAAgaatctaagaaaaaaaagttaaggttaaatataaaaaactaaaCTTCAACAAGGTTTTTTTGAACCTGAAGATTTTGGATTAGTCTAAACCTTCAGCCTACACTGTAGTCTGATGTGCCCAATATAGAGAAACTCTAACAGAAGTCTCAACATAAAGACACAGTTTCACCTGTGATGGTATAACAATGcattgcagacacacacaccagcgTGTAAATATACATACAGACTAAAGTGTAGATTTAAAGCAGGGCTCTAAATCCTGGTTTACTTCATACAGAAATCACATATCCGACAGTGGAGCGTTGAAGTTACTGACATGTTCCATTCAGGAATAACTGATAGGTACCTTTTTGCCCTTAGCTGCTGTTTTGTCTAATGGTCCAGCAATCTGCTCCTTAATGAAGTCCAGGTCCTCAGGCAGCACCAGCccgtgctcctccatcacaggcCTCAGCCCGTTGGCCTCCACCAGGTAGTCAAACatggagagagaggcagtctcATGCTGGGAGATACACAGTAGATTGAACTATCAGTGACTTGAAAGTGCTGACTTCAGAATAAACATGACAGGAAACAACCGTGAAAGCTCGTCTTATCTCTCACGTTTGCCAGACAGCATGCCTGTGGTCATAACGTACACAATGACCGTGTGCTTAGTGTTCTTATCAGCTCTCCTTATCAGTCTGAACACTACAATCGCTATCTTTGCCATTAACTGAGAAAGTTTCAAATCAGATAATGCTTTGTGCTTAGGTCTTGACCCGCAGTTGTTATAATTGCCAATAAAGAGCTTCTGTAAACAAAAATCGCCAGCAACTGCTGCAAATTGATCTTCACTGTAAAGTCAAGTGGAAATAATTTTCAGAACtatgatttgattttaaaaaacagtttcaacTATCGATAGAATGAAGGGAGTTGAGCAGGTAGGCATTTTAAAAGCCTACATCACCaattaaatgttaacattagCTGGATGTCTTTAGGTAGCAGTGAAATTATTTACACAATAGCACTCAAGCTTCATTATCCtccaaagtgagatgacttAGACAACTCGAGGCTTTTCCTGTAACTTCCCAAAAGAGCCACAACAAAGATCGCCTGTTTTCCAGACAGTAGTCATCATCTGTCTGGAAAAAGTCAGATCcagtgtggttttatttttaaaaacatcttgtTAAAGCAGTAACTTCCTAATTTTAAACAactcagaaacagaaacattattTCCTTTAGAAATTATAACTAGCTTCAGGACTTCAGGTCAAGTATGAtggcttttgaaaaaaaaaagtattttttcttGCATGCTTAAATGCAAGTTCTGGCAAGTAGGTTGTAGATGTGACTCACTGGTGCCgattctcatttctttgtttgccAAATAGCTTTATTAAGACTCACTGCAGCAGCTAAAACCTCAAGAAAACAACATGTCAACAATGCAAGAGTAGTTTCAGGGAAAATGAAACTGAGGACATTGAGAGGCTCCACGCTGCTACTGAGAAAAAGTGGagctacaaaaatatgtaattatatatttttattttgggttACTCAGAATAAAGTGGTGCTGAACTACTGCGACTCCCTGTGTGGCTGATACTGCCCTGTATGCGACCTTGTGTGTTCTCCTTAactgctgttttcatttaacATTTGTGCCACAGAGTTCAGTACCTTCCAGGTTATACCAGGACGTGCTTTGGGGATGAACACACCATCGAACATGTGGGAAAATGGCCCATGTCCTAGGAAGGGAAAAGTacataatgtgtttgtgttaactTTGCTCCACTGCGGTCTGGTAAACAGATGATAAGAATAAAATAACACagcttcacttttattttaacttgtgCTGAGACCCAGTAAGTAATCACGGTAAACGCAGCATTGGTTGAGCAAATTGCCTTTAGTCCATTTTAATTTACATCAGTATCATGTGACACGTTTTAATAAGTTTCTTTTATAACACCACTTACCCAGGTCGTGGCACAGCCCAGCGATCTGCACGCACAAGATGTCTCTGCGAGAGATAAGGAGCTCCGGCTGCCTCTCGTTTAGAGCTTTTACAAGCCGTCCAGCCAAGTAACCCACACTGTGCCAGGACAAAACAAAATCGCTAATTTCAAACAAGATACACAGTGAAACTTGATTATGTGATAAATTTCACTTTTAGTTTAGCAATTTCAGGTGTTTCAAGCAATGAgtttatctgaaaaaaaaaaaaaaaaaggttggcaAGGTTTAAAAATGTGCAACACATCTATGTTTAACAGTCATTGAAATGTTGACTTTGCGTGTTGTTATTCCACTTATTTTCTGCCATACCCATATTTGCCAGTATAACAGAAAGCTGTTATTAGCCATGAGGCAGGCAGGGATGAATAGGTTGTTTGTCACTGTAAAATAAACTTGGAGCTAATTTTTCTGTGTGACCTGTGATAAAACTCTAATACTATTATATTAGAGAGAAGGATATGCTCTTCGGTATGATTTTACAGCTTTATGTGTAGTTAACAGCAAAACAAGATCAGTTTAACACTTCTCAATAACCAGTCTGTTGAACTAAAAACATACCCAAGCGAATGTTCGAATCGGTTGTGGGACGCTCCGGGAAAGACAAGGTAGGTCCCTCCTAGCTGCTTGATGTTTCGCAATCTTTGGAACTGAGGTGTGTCGATGATTTTGATGAGAAGCGGGTGTAACGCCACATGCCCGTGGATAGGATCGTTAAACACCTGGAAGcacaaacaataacaaacaGTATGAGTATACCACCACAAAAGACATTTATGTGGCCGTACATACAGTATATTCAACACAGCAGTGTGCAAATATGCTCAGTTTACACTTCAGTGGAAATGTTGGCAAACATTtctttggctacgttcacactgcaggcgaaagcgcatcaaatctgacttttttgaccctatgcgacccatatccgatcatggtatgacagtgtgaacagcacacatccgatattttcaaatccgatctaggtcacttttgtatgtggtgctgaatccgatacatatctgatgttttagaaagcgactgctgtttgaactgtCATGTcccattaaatccgtcttttacgtcactgacacaagacagacgccaattatcagcgctggagaagacatcgtgaacgcttcctggccatccagtgtagatgttagtgaaactgttgggaagacaacgttggagaaacgtgaacattttatttgtactgtataatctgcagattctgacagaaatctgcaactatcctttgtagcaccgctcctctaaaacagcaataaggatgattattaggccatatgtaaataacaaaataactttataacttcaagcaaaattgggaaacgtaaagtctgaaacaagtgggccatcagtcaaacaatactgttggtCTGGGTGTAAACAGAAcacgttgtgtgtgacgtcttcttttgtgcatgcgggccgctttgagggtcgTGAacggttcacactagagcgcgtttgctgtcacattttatttgtagcgtgaacaatcagacaaaaaaccTTATGATTACCAATGGATATATTTATATAGTCCAAATGTAGATGACTTCCAGAACCAAAAAGACTTTCTGAAACCCTGTTTTCAGCACACATCTTcaattttaatcttttatgGTTTGACTGAAATACAGCAATTAATTCTTAACATTTCCTGCCtgaaaaaatggcaaaagaGGTGTTATCAATATGGCTGCAGAGTGACAGGAATTTGGTTAATTTAAAAAGTTCTAAATTTTTCTTAGGTATCAGGTAGGTCCTTCTGCCAGTGAGGACAGAGAATGTCTTTCATTCAGAGACTGTGGTGTTATGCCACATTTCCTAACAGCTTATCCAAATCAGGGTTGCAGTGCTCCACGTTTCCGTTTCCCAAATTGTGCGTTACTTATCTCCACAGCGATGAAAGCGCACAAAACAGTGAAACAACTGTTACCTTGCTTGGCTCAGTTTCAATCTGCCACAGCTTCCTGAGGCTGTTTAGGATCCGCAGACGGTCACCCAGACACCTTGgaagaataaaatagaaaaagaagaggtagaaataaaagtgaaaaagttgcAGGAATATCTGGTGAGATGCATAAAATGTCTTGCGTAATATTGATAAAATTAGAAACGTCCTGTGttagagtgatgctgaaaaactagtccaCCAGGTTGCTGTGAAAACAGAAGCAGAACGGGAGGCAAGGAATTCAGTTTTTGAGTTCTCACCTGTGGAACCAGTTCCACTTTGGGTTCAGGAAACAGACACTCTTCTCAGTCTCTTCTTTTAAGATGAGACTTGATAAAGCTCATAGTTCGGCCTGGatcaggtgatcctgaatcctaCCTTAGTTATACCGCAGCAaatggctgctcctccctgagcctggctctggtgtttttttttatgggtgCTGTACATACACACCAAATTGCCCTTCTTTGACACTACAGGTGTGCACTGCTCTCTTTAATGGATTAACCACCTGTGACACAAACTGATTGCTGATGTTTCTATGCATTTGTTTTAGGTCCAATAACTTTGACTATATTGATAAATAGCCTGTAGTAAGAAGATTTACGAAGGGTTatatgaaaatgttgaaattaccatttttgcaaGTTTTGTTATGACTGCATTATTGTACCTACTTTAAGTTCCACACGGTAATCCAACCCAgtacttttaaatatattaatatacgtgctttgttttatttcttgcaATTTATACAGCCCTGTCAGCCAGATCGCTTTTgaaagagacattttaaatCTCAATGACATGAACGATATGTAAAAGTCAGCTTGTACCCTGTGACAGGGATGCTCTCTCTGAGTCAAAATGTATGCATGTACGTATGTATGTGACAGCTTACAGTTCAGCGTGTAGTTTACAGTGGTTTAAATATTGGTAATCGTTTTCTGGCAAAGAAACCGGAAATTGCTTTTTGGCAGGACACCAGACTTCCCCCAGTCCACACGCCCAACCCAAGTTTTACAGAGGACGCACTTACTTTACGCCAATCTTCTCCAGGTCAGCATCCCTGAGATCCCGAAGCCCGACACCTGTGATTTTTTGTGCTGTATAACACAACAGTTTCAATGTTAGCTTAgatgttacaataaaaacagaagtcCGCAGATTAGCGCTAATAACATTTAGCTTCGAGCGCCTAATTTAAGATAGCAAAAGCAGAAAACCAACCCTTGAATGTGTCCACCCATTCTCCAAGACCTTCTCTTTGCAGGTACCGGCACATTTCCTCCACTCCCCACTGCATGTAGTCCGAATCCGACACCCGGACCACTGACACTTTCTTTTCCGGCGTTTTGAAGCTATCGTCTGGGCTTGAAACCGCTGCTAATGGTCGCTTTCGGTTCTCCATGGTGAGCTAACAAACTGGCACCTTTTCGCTTTAGATGCGCAAGTTAAGGCACGACAAATTGTAGCCGATAGCCGTTCTCCCGTCGACTACTGCAGCTGATCTGACAACTGTGCAGAGAAGACACGAGAGAAGTGAAAAATGCCGGGGTTTTGACTTTCCCCAGGGAGCCACAAAACATAGCGAAACACTAACAGCGCTTCCGGGGattcctttcaaaataagactgtTTTGTTCACATGGCTGACCGACCAAGACGTTATGACTGATTGTTTTCTCTTAAAGATAAATTATATTATGCTCAGctatagtgattttttttaaattgctcttcatgtgaaaacaaaatttgTGTGTCCAAATAATGTTTTCAGTATGCCATTTTAATGGGATATTGCAGCATAAAACCCATCTTAACACCCTGCTTTTTGGGTGGCATAaccaaaaagcaaaagcaaagatCCCCCCAAAACTATTATCGTTCCACATTTCCATTCCCCATCTAATCTGGGCTATTTTTTATTACTGACTGATCAGTATTGGCACTGCTAAATTATTATTTGGGCTAAAAGTCTATGGTGTTCTCCACATGAGGCCCAGAAGTTATGAACTGGGTTTGGTATATGTGATGGCAAGTGCCATCTGGGTCTGCTATAACCAAATGTTAGAAGGTCTTGAtgtatgctcaatcatccacgtaagtaaatctccaaaagttgattctgttcatctggacgtagcgtttcgtcactcatccaagtgacttcttcagtctcaactgactgtaggtttccccaatcttataaacagtacatttgcataatgactgaaaccagcacactgaaggaacaatgggctgggaggtcagttccttaatcttaattatgcaaattctcatgaccattgatcaacaaccactgagattggggaaacctgcagtcagctgagactgaagaagtcacttggatgagtgacgaaacgtttctcccacaaaacgctacgtccagatgaacagaatcaacttttggagataaatgttataaaacacCTGATATCTCTGACATCTGGCTTGTACTGTATGGCAGACTTGTAGCTGACCTAATATTGACCCGAATCGAGAATATCACTCAGGGTCAAGTTTGACTTATAGGAATGGCACATTTGGGCCACTTTTGAGCCTGACATATCTGTGTTTACCTCAAAAAGTATTTCCATAAAGTTCTGGGTCTTTATGACAGCAGACTCTGAATACAGAACAAAACCAGAAGCCCATAACTCAGACACTTATACACCAAAAGATTATGATGTTGAATTATAAAAGTATCCAATGACTAAAGAtgactgaaaaaacaacaacaattttaTTCCTGTTTTTCTGATACGCTCACTAATTCCCTGTTAAATTTTATAGATCAATAATCCCTTATAAAGAGTACTGCTAAAGTATtggttaataattaaataaatgaagaagaTCTTCTTGATacgtatttaaaaaatatgcaaCACATTCTGCTTCCGGTCTATAACTCGCTACTTGCAGACAGCTTGATGCACGTGCCAAGTACTTGGATGACAAGTAGGGGGCGGAGCAAATTGCGATGAAGCGAATGAAGCCTCGAATTACATAAAGCATGGCTATTCAACTACGAAGTTATTTGGGGCAGATTTTCAAACCGAGGAATTTATCTGggccagatattttttttttgaagccagTAAGCAGCAGATCATGATCAATTTCAAACCCACACAACTGTATTGAAAAccaagtaatttttttattccttttcccCTGTAAATCTGGTGACCTCTCACAAATGCACACCAAaaggtccatttaaaaaaagggggccataactaaactattttttgcacatttgaaataataataataacaacaaaaaaacattttgataattccctttcaaattaaaataaatatttcgctGACCACTCACTTTTCCTGCCATGGATGGAGCCCCATCCGTCACAAGTATACAGACACGCTTCATATCCAAACCATTTTCCTCAAAAAAAGCGCAAAATCTTCTCAAACATTATTTCGccagctgtgtgtccctctAACGGTAGTAAGCCGAGCAATTTCCCATCCAAAAAACGGACATATACGCACAACTGTGCACTATCAGTTCTGTCTGTGATCTCCTGCTATAGacatcagttttcttcaggtCATCTAACAGCATTTCAAACTCGTCTGACGCCAGAACTTCAACTCTACGAATATTTGAACTGTCCTACAGGGGTACGTTTTTAATAGCAGATGTCACACTTACTTTAATTTATTCATCACTTTTCACCGCATCCACCACGGCCAGCATGCAGTATTTCACCGTTTCAGAATCTGTGAAAGGTCTTTTTTTCTTCGCCAAGAAGCAGGAAGGGAAGATGCTGCAGCTCTCTCTTGGGCTGTACAGGACCCTCACCATGGTAGTACAACTCCGGTTGTAAGATTATTAAACTCGGTAAAATGAATAAGCATTTGTCAGTCCAGGCAGGGTTAAACCGACAGTTTTCATTGTCAGTTTCATTTTGCGCTTTAGGAGTgagaaagacatgctgttgtCGCATCATATATTACAATgattgtttaatatgtttacatCACGGTGCATTGTGGGTTAAATATTGCTAGGCTGCTAGGAGTGTTGCATTCACAGTCTACACTACGCTGtaggaatttttaaaaatttttaaattaactaATGAATAAATTTTTtgcgttttctctgtgtttctgccagGACAACAGGCAGGGCCACTCGCAGGTTGCTTCTGGGCcgcatttggcccgcgggccgccATTTGAATAGGCTTGACATAAAGTGACTCGGTGACGTAAACGCGTAAAAAAGGCGGTGTTATGTACAGTAACTTCATATCGATTAAAAACGTCGGAGCTGTCAAGGAGAGACGGTCATTATCATGGACGCTATGCGGTAAAGCACACGGATCAAACAACACTGTATAGTAGTCTGCTCtgttctttaaatatttaaaatacaagtgTAGcaattttattctatttacttTGATTAATTAATTGAATGGTttataaaacaagtaaaataaatatttgcatagttataatttttttctctcatttcttatAACTATATCTAATGATACTAATGTACTAATGATAACCCCATTTGAATCAATTCTACCATCAGTTTTGGTGCTTACAATTCACTCTGATAAATGTAAACTGTAAACCTGCTGCTGGATTTTTAGTCATCCATTATACCTTGAACTTGTTCCTATTCACCATCAGTAATTTGATTTAgtgttattttctcaaaaatcataaATATAAACCACATGCTTGGACATGTCTTAAAGCTCTACCTCAGTTTTCTAGTATCTGGCTGTGCACTCTGTCCCTCACCTTTTACTTCCTGTATGTTCTGCCTGTAGATGCTTGTTTGCAGTAGTAAGGTGTGGACCTTCAAgtcaccagctgttgttgtcaTAAATACCTGGTGCCCACTCCAACACCCTGCCACATTGTAGACTGATGTTAAAACACTTAGCTGAATATGTAGCTGTTAAGAATAGGTGCATTTCTAGCCTGATAGCATCAGTGCTTCTTCCCCAGCCTAATTCCTGCAACCTCCCTCCTTTGGCTCAGCCTTGGATGATCTTTTTAATACCAGTTTATCATCTGTTATTGATAGGAGAAAATGCCCCATAAAATGGGAAATAAATGGCCTTTAAATTAGGAAAGTAAGGTAAACTAAAATGTTTACCTTTTTTCCATCGTTGTATGTATGGGAAGTCAATATACACTTTTATAAATATAGCATTATATCAAAATTTCTTCTTTTGGTGTAACTTCAAAATGAtacaacagaaagagaaaaggagcttttattttgaatagACCAGAAATCAACAAACACATCTAAACAGTAAAACAGCTAAAAGTTTCAATTAACCTTTGGTAGGTTTTCATTTAGAGACCCATtacataataaagaataaattttCACACAGTCAAAACTCACAAGAATACCCAATGCTTGTCTTAACCATATATTGATCAGAGCTGAGCTatatgatataatataatagtGAAAATTGCGTGATATATAGTTTATTCAATACATGACTTGTTTTAGATTTTAGGTTCTTACTTCACATTGATACATATTGAAGAAAGTAAAAAAGCCTTGCTAACCACAAAACCATATCAACTGGAGATGTGGAAGATTTACAAATCATTCACTATGTAAATATATTGGTTATATTTAATTTCCAAACTAAACCACTTagttaaaataaaagacaaaaaacaaaaagaagatattGTAAAATAGACAAAGTACTTAACTTTTATGATTTAAATTCCTGTTTCAGAATCTCTGCAGTATCATTAAAACTTAGTGTCTGAATGTTTAACATCTTCAGATTCACTGGGCGTCTCCTGGTGTTGCTTTTTTGACGTCACTCTAattctcctccacctcctgtatttatataaagtTCATTAGTACAACCAAAAAGGCAAAGTTATAAATCTGTAATTTGTAATTAGGACTCTAATATTAATACCTTTTTCACAGCCTCGAAGCACTTCTTTGCATCTTCCAGACGCTTATCATTACGTCTCTTCCAGTAAACCCTAATATGCTTCTCAGAAAAGCATTCTGGGAGAAGATTGGATACCTGACAACAAGGACAGtgacataaaaatgacaaaatgtgcaGCAGAAAGTTGCCCTATATATGCACTGTGATTCTGACCTCTTCTGGCTTGATCTTGAATCCAATGGTAGGGTTAAACTTGCTGTAGAAATATGTATAGTTACGGATCGGGTCTTCGTTGTTCTTTCCATAGTCAAATTTGGCAACCTAAATGAGAAGTGTGACAGAGAAGCTGGTGTTTATATTCACATGTAAATAATGGCTCATTGGAGGTTCGCAACATCTTTTGAAACAAATGATTATTAACAAAATCCAAGATATTAAGAAAAGACTTATTGAAggcaattaaattaaaaactcaCTTTAACTTCAAAGTTGTCGTTTTCAACCTGTTTTCCATCCTGTTTTCCATCCTTAGGAATGACTTTAGCCAGTTCTGTTTTTAAACGTTTAGTCACGTCCTGAAGTAAGGAAGAGAGAACATGAGCCTTTATCTTATTATTGATTTGTTAATCTTGTTTT from Astatotilapia calliptera chromosome 20, fAstCal1.2, whole genome shotgun sequence includes these protein-coding regions:
- the LOC113013393 gene encoding deoxynucleoside triphosphate triphosphohydrolase SAMHD1-like — encoded protein: MENRKRPLAAVSSPDDSFKTPEKKVSVVRVSDSDYMQWGVEEMCRYLQREGLGEWVDTFKAQKITGVGLRDLRDADLEKIGVKCLGDRLRILNSLRKLWQIETEPSKVFNDPIHGHVALHPLLIKIIDTPQFQRLRNIKQLGGTYLVFPGASHNRFEHSLGVGYLAGRLVKALNERQPELLISRRDILCVQIAGLCHDLGHGPFSHMFDGVFIPKARPGITWKHETASLSMFDYLVEANGLRPVMEEHGLVLPEDLDFIKEQIAGPLDKTAAKGKKWPYKGRQKDKSFLYEIVANKRNGIDVDKWDYFARDCYHLGINNNFDYSRFLNFARVCEVDGQKHICTRDKEVGNLYDMFHTRNCLHRRAYQHKVCNIIETMITEAFLKADPHLQFEGKDGKMFTLSTAIDDMVAYTKLTDNVFEQILNSSSPELAEAKQILHNIVCRRLYKCLGQTTSETSILVTQETIKSLEADLARSIPQSGTQDVNLQPEDFVVSVIVMDYGMKEKNPINNVRFYCKNDMTKAIQIRKNQVSKLLPEQFVEQLIRVYCKKTDDKTLEAAKKHFVQWCMDRNFSKPQDGDIIAPELTPLKPSWSNINEDSEEGASTEANCVNLNGKKTAKTKLF